From a region of the Oncorhynchus keta strain PuntledgeMale-10-30-2019 chromosome 13, Oket_V2, whole genome shotgun sequence genome:
- the LOC118392712 gene encoding active breakpoint cluster region-related protein-like, translating to MELFKEAVDYLETQHIPVEAVGGTGPDPLEDDVFPEEDVFSPLQTDSMDLPDTPVLRTLEEMLVRRLMVLRTVLDSEKIYLNELETLLMPMKALKATAGTSQPVLSSQQVRTVFYQVPELRDLHRDFYTCLRDRLGLLGPQIHPGTDPGQGPGKEQGKMGFHLTVGDLFLKIVSQIGVYRGFIDNYESAVEIVRRCTQTDKRFRILAESMMFYNGSDKSKTEYTFEALLYKPLDRVTKTTLVLHDLLKHTPQTHGDHPVLLEALRLSQSFLSGVNEGSQCKQEVTLSRGMRRQLMRDGFVVDVCEGGRNLCHFFLYTDLLLCTKLKGGAQGKQAQYRFCWYLPLAGLKLRWGPEMERTTDTHQRIHTMRAKMYVLRHELRQIMKPVPLKSLAARTSERGRKKMEHLELMFLTQSPFLPLELHSPSGKSHTLVMSSLYELEEWREAIHRLTRDNIETVPPDLLTLTSSCVKLRMTQQPPLHGILPQSEEESLCGTLSVAIHSACGLQQPASVYVCVEVDGFEFYESQAQTHSSVSSLSPHWEQEFSFQVDGAQNLRVLVVLQPEVEKICEGQVLGKTSIQLDPSLLQKRWRRQTVSLGQVVVSLSLKYYPHPLDRPSLAPAQQQRIFCMPIGSVAQQEGVLVPHVVRCCVEEVERRGMEEVGIYRLSAATSDINNLKTAFNTNLREAVSRLRCVDVNAVSGILKLYFRELPEPLIPTELFQSFTKALDIPDLSSRSVSMLSLLQSCPSVNQNTFLFLLHHLKRVSDRQDVNKMPLMNLATVFGPSLLRPPVAVLGQSSPPVDISQEVVVQVQVVYSYLQCDNLPAAQTCLAHDTATCDSD from the exons ATGGAGTTATTCAAGGAGGCAGTGGACTACCTTGAGACACAGCATATCCCAG TGGAGGCTGTAGGTGGTACAGGGCCTGATCCACTGGAGGATGACGTGTTTCCAGAGGAGGATGTGTTCTCCCccctccagacagacagcatgGACCTGCCCGACACCCCC GTCCTGCGTACCCTGGAAGAGATGCTGGTTAGGAGGCTCATGGTCCTGAGAACGGTCCTGGACAGTGAGAAGATCTACCTCAATGAGCTAGAGACACTGTtaatg CCTATGAAGGCCTTGAAGGCCACAGCAGGGACGTCCCAGCCAGTTCTGTCCAGCCAGCAGGTCCGAACTGTGTTCTATCAGGTGCCTGAGCTCAGAGACCTGCACAGAGACTTCTACACTTGCCTGAGGGACCGCCTGGGGCTGCTGGGGCCACAAATACACCCAGGGACAGACCCGGGGCAGGGGCCAGGGAAAGAGCAGGGCAAAATGGGCTTCCACCTAACTGTAGGAGACCTCTTCCTTAAGATT gtgagcCAGATAGGTGTGTATCGTGGTTTCATAGATAACTATGAGAGTGCTGTGGAGATCGTGAGGAGGTGTACTCAGACTGACAAGCGCTTCAGAATACTGGCTGAG AGTATGATGTTTTATAATGGATCAGACAAATCTAAGACGGAATACACCTTTGAGG CTCTGCTGTACAAGCCTCTGGACAGAGTCACCAAGACAACCTTAGTGCTGCAT GACCTACTGAAGCATACTCCCCAGACGCATGGTGACCACCCCGTGCTGCTGGAGGCTCTGAGACTGTCCCAGAGCTTTCTGTCTGGGGTCAACGAGGGGTCACAGTGCAAACAAGAGGTCACCCTCAGCAGGGGCATG cggCGTCAGCTGATGCGTGATGGCTTCGTGGTGGATGTGTGTGAGGGGGGGCGTAACCTTTGCCATTTCTTCCTGTACACTGACCTGCTGCTATGCACCAAACTCAAGGGCGGGGCCCAAGG TAAGCAGGCCCAATACAGGTTCTGTTGGTACCTTCCTCTAGCTGGACTGAAACTCCGCTGGGGACCAGAGATGGAgcgcaccacagacacacaccagcgCATACACACCATGAGAGCTAAGATGTACGTGCTCAGACACGAACTGCGACAGATCATG aaGCCTGTCCCACTGAAGTCCTTGGCCGCTCGAACTTCAGAGCGAGGCAGGAAGAAGATGGAGCACCTTGAACTGATGTTTCTCACAcagtctcccttcctccccctggaACTACACAGCCCCAGCggcaag AGCCACACTCTGGTGATGTCATCTCTGTATGAactagaggagtggagagaggccATCCACAGACTCACCAGAGATA ACATAGAAACGGTTCCTCCAGATCTGCTCACCTTGACCAGCTCCTGTGTCAAACTGAGAATGACCCAACAGCCTCCCCTACATGGCATACTGCCTC aaagTGAGGAGGAGTCTCTATGTGGGACTCTCAGTGTAGCCATTCACTCTGCCTGTGGATTACAACAGCCGGCTA gtgtgtatgtgtgtgtggaggtggatGGCTTTGAGTTCTATGAGAGCCAAGCCCAGACCCATTCCTCTGTCAGCAGTCTCAGCCCTCACTGGGAACAG gaGTTCTCATTCCAGGTGGATGGGGCTCAGAACCTCAGGGTGCTGGTTGTGTTACAGCCAGAGGTAGAAAAGATCTGTGAGGGCCAAGTCCTTGGCAAGACCTCCATAcag CTGGACCCATCCCTCCTACAGAAGCGATGGAGGAGACAGACCGTATCTCTAGGCCAGGTGGTTGTGAGTCTGTCTCTAAAGTACTACCCTCACCCTCTAGACCGGCCCAGTCTGGCCCCCGCCCAGCAACAGCGCATCTTCTGCATGCCCATTGGATCTGTGGCACA ACAGGAGGGAGTCCTGGTGCCACATGTGGTGCGTTGCTGtgtagaggaggtggagaggagaggaatggaggaggtgggCATCTACAGGCTATCAGCAGCTACCAGTGACATCAACAACCTCAAGACTGCCTTCAACAcca ACCTGCGTGAGGCAGTGTCCAGGTTGAGGTGTGTAGATGTGAATGCTGTCTCAGGTATACTGAAGCTCTACTTCAGGGAGCTGCCGGAACCCCTTATACCTACAGAGCTGTTTCAGAGCTTCACCAAGGCGTTGG ACATCCCAGACCTGAGCTCCAGGAGTGTGTCCATGTTGTCTCTGCTCCAGTCCTGTCCCTCCGTCAACCAAAACAccttcctgttcctcctccaccacctcaaacg AGTGTCAGATAGACAGGATGTGAACAAGATGCCTCTAATGAACCTGGCCACTGTGTTTGGTCCCAGTCTACTGCGCCCCCCGGTGGCTGTTCTGGGGCAGAGCAGCCCGCCAGTGGACATTTCTCAGGAGGTGGTGGTGCAG GTCCAGGTTGTGTATTCCTACCTGCAGTGTGACAACCTGCCAGCAGCCCAGACCTGCTTAGCACATGACACAGCGACCTGC